In Nothobranchius furzeri strain GRZ-AD chromosome 18, NfurGRZ-RIMD1, whole genome shotgun sequence, a single genomic region encodes these proteins:
- the LOC129163610 gene encoding M1-specific T cell receptor beta chain isoform X1, whose translation MKRCANYDAYFGQGTKLTVLEPGRSPTTPTVEVFKPSAKECNDPNKKRKKTLVCVASGFYPDHVSVSWMLNGVQTGKGVATDSTAKRDGDSYRITSRLKVQAKDWFRPGNRFTCTVSFFNGTITTPHSASVSSTGTDKGMTREKYLRITQNAKLFYVVLIVKSCIYGAFVCFLVWKLQSSAGKRNK comes from the exons ATGAAGCGCTGTGCCAATTATGACGCTTATTTCGGCCAGGGAACCAAACTGACGGTTCTGG AACCAGGCCGATCCCCCACAACACCAACTGTAGAAGTCTTTAAACCTTCAGCTAAAGAGTGCAACGacccaaacaagaaaaggaagaagactcTGGTTTGTGTGGCCTCTGGTTTCTACCCAGATCATGTCAGCGTGTCCTGGATGCTTAATGGGGTCCAGACAGGTAAAGGTGTGGCGACAGACAGCACAGCCAAGAGGGACGGGGACTCCTACAGAATCACCAGCAGGCTGAAGGTCCAGGCTAAGGACTGGTTCAGACCTGGGAATCGTTTCACCTGCACCGTCAGCTTCTTTAATGGAACCATCACCACCCCTCATTCTGCTTCAGTTTCAT CAACTGGAACAGATAAAGGCATGACTCGAG AGAAATATCTGAGGATCACTCAGAACGCCAAACTCTTCTATGTGGTTCTGATTGTGAAGAGCTGCATCTACGGAGCCTTTGTTTGCTTTTTGGTCTGGAAGCTTCAG AGTTCAGCTGGAAAACGGAACAAGTGA
- the LOC129163610 gene encoding T-cell receptor beta-1 chain C region isoform X2 has product MESRNVKKNQLVVVLIRSEPGRSPTTPTVEVFKPSAKECNDPNKKRKKTLVCVASGFYPDHVSVSWMLNGVQTGKGVATDSTAKRDGDSYRITSRLKVQAKDWFRPGNRFTCTVSFFNGTITTPHSASVSSTGTDKGMTREKYLRITQNAKLFYVVLIVKSCIYGAFVCFLVWKLQSSAGKRNK; this is encoded by the exons ATGGAGAGTAGAAACGTAAAGAAGAACCAGCTGGTGGTTGTTTTgatcagatcag AACCAGGCCGATCCCCCACAACACCAACTGTAGAAGTCTTTAAACCTTCAGCTAAAGAGTGCAACGacccaaacaagaaaaggaagaagactcTGGTTTGTGTGGCCTCTGGTTTCTACCCAGATCATGTCAGCGTGTCCTGGATGCTTAATGGGGTCCAGACAGGTAAAGGTGTGGCGACAGACAGCACAGCCAAGAGGGACGGGGACTCCTACAGAATCACCAGCAGGCTGAAGGTCCAGGCTAAGGACTGGTTCAGACCTGGGAATCGTTTCACCTGCACCGTCAGCTTCTTTAATGGAACCATCACCACCCCTCATTCTGCTTCAGTTTCAT CAACTGGAACAGATAAAGGCATGACTCGAG AGAAATATCTGAGGATCACTCAGAACGCCAAACTCTTCTATGTGGTTCTGATTGTGAAGAGCTGCATCTACGGAGCCTTTGTTTGCTTTTTGGTCTGGAAGCTTCAG AGTTCAGCTGGAAAACGGAACAAGTGA
- the LOC139063863 gene encoding uncharacterized protein — protein MHRAVNAQTQIVEISRKLGALAEIQALTQKVDSIKDRGVTVPSNPLSPSPVQTEVKSAALRLHAQTIRGISETLNLQYSPLNESISLCSQVAPSFLNIVDELRVSIKESAFEKSVGLFSHHCLTMSSLVQTFGFLFIWFSCQVRAVTFHHNSPLIVAENRPVQITCRHDDSTLPQMLWYQQKQDTNSMTLIGYGYETSQNYEGQFGKQFKLTRKSAVEGALTVLKANVSHSAVYFCAASTQ, from the exons atgcatcgtgctgtgaatgCGCAAACTCAAATTGTCGAGATAAGTCGTAAGCTTGgagctttggctgagattcaggctctgacccagaaggtggattccatcaaggacagaG gagtcactgtgccctctaacccactatctccctcccctgtccaaacggaggtgaaaaGCGCTGCTCTGCGGCTGCACGCACAAA CAATTAGAGGAATCTCGGAGA CGTTGAATCTGCAGTATAGTCCCCTGAATGAAAGCATCTCTCTGTGTTCTCAAGTGGCACCCTCCTTCCTCAACATTGTAGATGAACTGAGAGTTTCAATAAAAGAATCTGCCTTTGAGAAAAGTGTTG GTCTTTTCTCACACCACTGCTTGACAATGTCTTCACTTGTGCAGACCTTTGGTTTCCTCTTCATCTGGTTTTCCT GTCAGGTGAGAGCTGTTACATTTCACCACAACTCTCCTCTCATTGTGGCTGAGAACAGACCGGTCCAGATTACCTGcagacatgatgatagcacccttCCACAGATGCTCTGGTATCAGCAGAAACAGGACACAAACTCAATGACCCTGATTGGCTACGGATATGAAACTTCTCAGAACTATGAAGGTCAATTTGGAAAACAATTCAAGCTGACCAGAAAGAGCGCAGTCGAAGGAGCTTTGACTGTTCTGAAAGCCAACGTGTCCCACTCAGCTGTTTATTTCTGCGCTGCCAGCACACAGTGA